One window from the genome of Rhizoctonia solani chromosome 15, complete sequence encodes:
- a CDS encoding glycoside hydrolase family 45 protein — protein MKLVISLATTVFGALTIVNAQSGTGATTRYWDCCKESCGWSGKANVNAPVRSCDKNNNPLSDYNAQSGCGSGGAYACANHSPWAVNDNLSYGFAAVKLQGGTESTWCCQCYELTFTSGPVSGKKMIVQTTNTGGDLGNNHFDLMIPGGGVGIFGQGCASQYGAPSTGWGAQYGGVSSRSQCSQLPSALQAGCNWRFDWFQNADNPSVSFKQVTCPSQLTSITGCSRK, from the exons ATGAAGCTCGTCATTTCTCTCGCTACCACCGTCTTTGGTGCTTTGACCATTGTGAATGCTCAGTCCGGTACAGGCGCTACGACGCGCTACTG GGACTGCTGCAAAGAAAGCTGCGGTTGGTCTGGCAAAGCAAATGTGAACGCCCCAGTGCGCAGCTGCGACAAGAACAACAACCCGCTCTCGGACTACAATGCCCAGTCAGGGTGCGGTAGTGGTGGAGCATATGCATGTGCTAACCAT TCACCGTGGGCTGTTAACGATAATCTTTCCTACGGCTTTGCAGCTGTAAAACTTCAGGGTGGCACCGAGTCTACATGGTGCTGCCAATGCTACGAGCTGAC ATTCACGAGTGGCCCTGTTTCTGGAAAGAAGATGATTGTCCAGACCACCAATACAGGTGGGGATCTCGGAAAC AACCACTTTGACCTTATGATCCCGGGCGGTGGAGTAGG TATTTTCGGGCAAGGGTGCGCATCTCAGTATGGGGCACCTTCTACAGGGTGGGGTGCACAGTATGGAGGCGTTTCGAG CCGATCGCAGTGCTCTCAACTTCCTTCGGCACTCCAAGCCGGCTGTAACTGGCGCTTTGACTGGTTCCAGAACGCGGACAACCCATCG GTCTCGTTCAAGCAAGTTACCTGCCCGAGCCAGCTCACTAGCATCACCGGATGCTCTCGCAAGTAA
- a CDS encoding glycoside hydrolase family 45 protein translates to MIFSTVLVTLTALGAVSAQSGSGQTTRYWDCCKESCGWSGKASVSAPVQSCGINNNPLSDNNVQSGCNGGGAYACANHSPFAVNDSLAYGFAAVNIQGGTESSWCCQCYELTFTSGPVSGQKMIVQTTNTGGDLGNNHFDLMIPGGGVGIFGQGCAAQYGAPSTGWGAQYGGVSSIAECSQLPSALQAGCQWRFNWFKGADNPSVSAFVHNNCL, encoded by the exons ATGATATTCTCGACCGTACTCGTCACCTTGACTGCTCTTGGAGCCGTAAGTGCTCAATCCGGATCTGGACAAACTACGCGTTATTG GGATTGCTGCAAAGAGAGTTGTGGATGGTCGGGTAAAGCGAGTGTATCGGCCCCTGTTCAAAGCTGCGGCATCAATAACAACCCTTTGTCTGACAACAATGTTCAGTCGGGGTGCAATGGAGGTGGTGCATATGCATGCGCCAACCAT tcaccATTTGCTGTCAACGATAGTTTGGCGTACGGATTTGCTGCAGTGAACATCCAAGGTGGCACCGAGTCATCTTGGTGTTGCCAGTGTTACGAATTGAC GTTTACGAGTGGGCCAGTCTCTGGCCAGAAAATGATAGTGCAAACTACCAACACAGGAGGAGACCTTGGAAAT AATCATTTTGATTTGATGATCCCGGGAGGAGGGGTTGG AATCTTCGGACAGGGATGTGCTGCCCAGTACGGGGCTCCGTCTACCGGGTGGGGGGCTCAGTACGGCGGAGTATCTAG CATTGCGGAATGCTCTCAACTTCCTTCTGCGCTACAAGCTGGGTGCCAATGGCGTTTCAATTGGTTTAAGGGAGCCGACAACCCATCGGTTAGTGCCTTCGTTCACAACAACTGTCTATAG